In a single window of the Rhinolophus ferrumequinum isolate MPI-CBG mRhiFer1 chromosome 21, mRhiFer1_v1.p, whole genome shotgun sequence genome:
- the KRT36 gene encoding keratin, type I cuticular Ha6 — translation MTTQFCSPAFSSGSVKGLCGTAGGISRMSSIRSVGSCRIPTFSGAMGSASSTRLGFSSLGSCLPASCLSAGCHPSGFVGSGGWFCESSFNGSEKETMQFLNDRLANYLEKVRQLERENAELECRIREWYESQSPYICPDYQSYFKTIEDLQQKILLTKAENTRLVLQIDNAKLAADDFRTKYETELGLRQLVEADTSSLRRMLDELTLCKADLEMQVESLKEELLCLKKNHEEEVNALRCQIGDRLNVEVDAAPPVDLNKILDDMRCQYEALVENNRRDVETWFNTQTEELNQQVVSSSEQLQCCQTEIIELRRTVNALEIELQAQHSMRNSLESTLAETEARYSSQLAQMQCLISNVEAQLAEIRCDLERQNHEYQALLDVKARLESEIATYRRLLEGEDCRLPAHPCATECKPAMRVPYVASMPCTLAPQVSTQVRTITEEIRDRKVISSREHMQPCPL, via the exons ATGACCACCCAGTTCTGCTCCCCAGCCTTCTCTTCTGGGTCTGTCAAGGGCCTCTGTGGCACAGCAGGTGGCATCTCTCGGATGTCCTCCATCCGCTCTGTGGGCTCCTGCAGGATCCCTACTTTTTCTGGTGCTATGGGGTCTGCCTCCTCCACCAGGCTGGGCTTCTCTAGCCTTGGGAGCTGCTTGCCTGCCTCCTGCCTGTCCGCTGGCTGCCACCCCTCTGGCTTTGTTGGGAGCGGGGGGTGGTTCTGCGAGAGCTCCTTCAACGGCAGCGAGAAGGAGACCATGCAGTTCCTGAATGACCGCCTGGCCAACTACCTGGAGAAGGTGCGCCAGCTGGAGCGGGAGAACGCGGAGCTGGAGTGCCGCATCCGGGAGTGGTATGAGTCTCAGAGCCCGTACATCTGCCCAGATTACCAGTCCTACTTCAAGACCATCGAGGATCTTCAGCAGAAG ATCCTGCTGACGAAGGCTGAGAATACCAGGCTGGTTCTGCAAATTGACAACGCCAAGTTGGCTGCCGATGACTTCCGGACCAA GTACGAGACGGAGCTGGGCTTGAGGCAGCTGGTGGAGGCCGACACCAGCAGCTTGCGCAGGATGCTGGATGAGCTGACCCTGTGCAAGGCTGACCTGGAGATGCAGGTGGAGTCCCTGAAGGAGGAGCTGCTCTGTCTCAAGAAGAACCATGAGGAG GAAGTCAATGCACTCCGTTGCCAGATCGGGGACCGACTGAATGTGGAAGTGGATGCTGCCCCACCAGTGGATCTCAACAAGATCCTGGACGATATGAGATGCCAGTATGAGGCCCTGGTGGAGAATAACCGTAGAGATGTGGAGACCTGGTTCAACacccag ACTGAGGAGCTGAACCAGCAGGTGGTGTCCAGCTCTGAGCAGCTGCAGTGCTGCCAGACGGAGATCATCGAGCTGAGACGCACAGTCAATGCCCTGGAGATCGAGTTGCAGGCCCAGCACAGCATG CGGAACTCCCTGGAGTCCACCCTGGCAGAGACGGAGGCCCGCTACAGCTCCCAGCTGGCCCAGATGCAGTGCCTGATCAGCAACGTGGAGGCCCAGCTGGCCGAGATCCGCTGTGACCTGGAACGGCAGAATCACGAGTACCAGGCCCTCCTGGACGTCAAGGCCCGGCTGGAGTCGGAGATCGCTACCTACCGCCGGCTGCTGGAGGGAGAAGACTGCAG GCTGCCTGCTCACCCTTGTGCCACGGAATGCAAGCCCGCCATGAGAGTTCCTTACGTCGCGAGCATGCCCTGCACGCTGGCTCCCCAGGTCAGCACCCAGGTCCGCACCATCACCGAGGAGATCAGAGATAGGAAAGTCATTTCCTCCAGGGAGCACATGCAGCCTTGCCCATTGTAA